A window of Vigna unguiculata cultivar IT97K-499-35 chromosome 4, ASM411807v1, whole genome shotgun sequence contains these coding sequences:
- the LOC114180904 gene encoding 3-hydroxyisobutyryl-CoA hydrolase 1-like — protein sequence MGGGAGISMHMRFRAVTEKTVFAMPEAFIGYFPDVGASYFLSRLPGYFGEYLGLSGARLNGAEIAACGLATHFVPSTELKSLENALQVVNSPNVSTITALLQKFTDKPDVKEDSPFRRLETINKCFSKGTVEEIIQSLERELQNGAEEWIRNALSYMHTSSPTCLKIFLKSIRKGRVENIDQCLYRDYNIACHLARRSFGNDLYEVMSTGSRNVKMVSELFF from the exons ATGGGAGGAGGGGCAGGAATATCCATGCACATGAGGTTCAGGGCTGTCACTGAAAAAACT GTATTTGCAATGCCAGAGGCATTT atagGATATTTTCCAGATGTAGGAGCCAGTTACTTCCTTTCTAGACTTCCTGGCTATTTTG GGGAATATCTAGGGTTGAGTGGAGCACGTTTGAATGGAGCAGAAATAGCAGCATGTGGTTTAGCCACACACTTTGTGCCTTCAACAG AGCTAAAGTCATTGGAAAATGCTTTACAAGTTGTTAATTCTCCAAATGTTTCAACAATCACTGCACTGTTACAAAAGTTCACTGACAAACCAGATGTGAAAGAAGACAGTCCTTTTAGGAG attagaaaCTATAAACAAATGCTTCTCGAAAGGGACTGTGGAAGAAATAATTCAATCCTTG GAACGTGAATTACAAAATGGAGCTGAAGAATGGATAAGAAATGCATTAAGCTACATGCATACGTCTTCTCCTACTTGTCtcaagatatttttaaaatca ATCAGGAAAGGAAGGGTAGAAAACATTGATCAATGCCTTTATAGAGATTATAACATTGCCTGCCACTTGGCAAGAAGAAGTTTTGGCAATGATTTATATGAG GTCATGTCAACTGGTTCAAGGAATGTtaagatggtatcagagctcttcTTTTGA
- the LOC114180905 gene encoding secoisolariciresinol dehydrogenase-like, translated as EIPLAWASCLLAQKLEGKVALITGGARGIGECMARLFSKHGAKVVIADIQDELGQAVQADIGTESASYIHCNVSKEKDVENAVNMAVSKYGKLDIMVNNAATIDDAKDIILDNDVAEFERVVRVNLIGPFLGTKHAARVMIPEKKGSIISIGSVSSSVGGIATHAYTSCKHAIVGLAKNGAAELGKFSIRVNCVSPYFISNESGKGFFKLDDDGSSKVYSNLGGVALTEEDVAHAALYLASDESKYISGHNLAVDGGFTTINPIFGLFSRSSL; from the exons gagatccctctcgcttgggcgagttgcctgctcgctcaaaa ACTAGAAGGAAAAGTGGCTTTGATCACTGGTGGGGCAAGGGGCATTGGTGAGTGCATGGCAAGGTTGTTTTCCAAACATGGGGCAAAGGTTGTAATTGCCGACATTCAAGATGAACTAGGTCAAGCAGTTCAAGCTGACATAGGAACTGAATCTGCATCTTACATACACTGTAATGTGTCAAAAGAAAAGGATGTTGAAAATGCCGTTAACATGGCTGTGTCCAAGTACGGAAAGCTAGACATAATGGTGAACAACGCTGCAACAATAGATGATGCCAAAGACATCATTCTGGACAATGATGTGGCTGAATTCGAACGTGTTGTTAGAGTCAATCTGATAGGTCCGTTCTTGGGAACAAAGCATGCAGCAAGAGTGATGATCCCAGAGAAAAAGGGAAGCATAATAAGCATAGGAAGTGTGAGTTCAAGTGTTGGAGGGATTGCAACTCACGCGTACACAAGTTGTAAACATGCCATTGTAGGACTCGCGAAGAATGGTGCTGCTGAACTTGGAAAATTTAGCATCAGAGTGAACTGTGTGTCACCCTACTTCATCAGTAACGAATCTGGAAAAGGGTTCTTCAAACTTGATGATGATGGTAGCTCAAAAGTTTACTCAAATCTTGGAGGAGTTGCTTTGACTGAAGAAGATGTAGCACATGCTGCACTCTATTTGGCAAGTGATGAATCTAAGTACATCAGTGGCCATAATCTTGCAGTGGATGGTGGTTTTACAACTATTAATCCAATTTTCGGTCTCTTTTCACGATCGTCTTTGTAA
- the LOC114181119 gene encoding secoisolariciresinol dehydrogenase-like: protein MACIQQLPLLVRRLEGKVALITGGAGGIGACMAKLFCKHGAKVVLADIRDNLGEALQREIGTEYATYVHCDVTKEIDVENAVNTAVSKHGKLDIMVNNAAIIDDGKASILDNDVTDFERVVRVNLVGPFLGTKHAARVMIPAKKGSIITLGSVSSSVGGVATHAYTSSKHAIVGLAKNAAAELGKFGIRVNSLSCYCIHNALAEGFFKLDDEGFSKVYSNLKGVALTEEDVAEAALYLGSDESKYISGHNLAVDGGFTTINPSFGLFSQSSL from the exons ATGGCATGCATTCAACAATTGCCCCTTCTTGTAAGAAG ATTAGAAGGAAAGGTGGCGTTGATTACCGGTGGGGCAGGGGGCATTGGTGCGTGCATGGCAAAGCTGTTCTGCAAACACGGGGCAAAAGTGGTGCTTGCAGACATTCGAGACAACCTAGGTGAAGCACTACAACGTGAGATTGGAACTGAATATGCAACCTATGTACACTGTGATGTGACCAAAGAAATCGATGTTGAAAACGCCGTTAACACAGCTGTATCCAAGCATGGAAAGCTAGACATAATGGTGAACAATGCTGCAATAATAGATGATGGTAAAGCCAGCATTCTTGACAACGATGTGACTGATTTCGAACGTGTTGTTAGGGTGAATCTGGTTGGTCCGTTCTTGGGAACAAAGCATGCAGCTAGAGTGATGATCCCAGCGAAAAAGGGAAGCATAATAACACTAGGAAGTGTGAGTTCGAGCGTTGGGGGTGTTGCAACTCACGCATACACAAGTTCTAAACATGCTATTGTAGGACTCGCGAAGAATGCTGCTGCTGAACTTGGAAAATTTGGCATCAGGGTGAATTCCCTGTCATGTTACTGCATTCATAATGCTCTTGCAGAAGGGTTCTTCAAACTAGATGATGAAGGGTTCTCAAAAGTTTATTCAAATCTGAAAGGGGTTGCTTTGACAGAAGAAGACGTAGCAGAAGCTGCACTCTATTTGGGAAGTGATGAGTCTAAGTATATCAGTGGACATAATCTTGCAGTGGATGGTGGCTTTACAACTATTAATCCAAGCTTTGGTTTGTTTTCACAATCATCTCTGtaa
- the LOC114181118 gene encoding probable 3-hydroxyisobutyryl-CoA hydrolase 3 — protein MAPTLNFDRDQNQVLFTGNSCVKVVILNRPQKLNSLNHEMICQIKSNLQLYENDPLVQLVILKGNGKAFCVGGDVVSVITSSVAGHWTYAASFYKKQLTLDHLIATYKKPTVSLINGIVMGGGAGLSMPTTFRVVTEKAVFAMPEASIGLFPDVGANYFLSRLPGFFGEYLGLSGARLGGAEIAACGLATHFVPSIKLKSLENALQVLSSPNVSTISALIKTFAEKPNVKEDSPFRRLEVINKCFSKETVEEIIESLEEHELQNGAEKWITNALSFMRSSCPTSLKIFLKSIRRGRVEKIDQCLHRDYIIACHFFRGTFGNHFYEGSRAKLFDKDNKPKWEPSKLELVDEEMVNEYFRNINDEEWEYLRFPDRSNYQIACKL, from the exons ATGGCTCCCACTCTCAATTTTGACAGGGATCAAAACCag GTTCTTTTCACTGGAAATTCTTGTGTGAAGGTAGTGATACTAAACAGACCTCAGAAGCTAAACAGCCTTAACCATGAAATG aTTTGTCAAATAAAAAGTAATCTACAGTTGTATGAGAATGACCCTTTAGTTCAACTTGTGATATTGAAG GGTAATGGAAAAGCTTTCTGTGTCGGTGGTGATGTGGTATCAGTGATTACGTCTTCAGTTGCAG GACACTGGACCTATGCAGCAAGCTTTTACAAGAAACAGCTTACTCTTGACCATTTGATTGCAACCTATAAAAAGCCAACA GTGTCTCTGATCAATGGAATAGTGATGGGAGGAGGAGCAGGTCTCTCTATGCCCACAACATTTAGGGTTGTCACGGAAAAAGCA GTATTTGCAATGCCAGAGGCATCTATAGGACTTTTTCCAGATGTTGGAGCCAATTACTTCCTCTCCAGACTTCCTGGCTTTTTTG GGGAATATCTAGGGTTGAGTGGAGCACGTTTGGGTGGAGCAGAAATAGCTGCATGTGGTTTAGCCACACACTTTGTGCCTTCAATA AAGCTAAAGTCATTGGAAAATGCCTTACAAGTTCTTAGTTCTCCAAATGTTTCAACCATTTCTGCTCTGATAAAAACCTTCGCAGAGAAACCAAACGTGAAAGAAGACAGCCCTTTTAGAAG GTTGGAAGTTATAAACAAATGTTTCTCAAAAGAGACTGTGGAGGAAATAATTGAATCATTG GAAgaacatgaattacaaaatgGAGCTGAAAAATGGATTACGAATGCATTAAGCTTCATGCGTTCATCTTGTCCTACTAGCCTCAAGATATTTCTGAAATCA ATTCGGAGAGGGCGGGTAGAAAAGATTGACCAATGTCTTCATCGAGACTATATCATTGCCTGCCACTTCTTCAGAGGAACTTTTGGCAATCATTTCTACGAG GGTTCGAGAGCAAAGCTATTTGATAAAGACAACAAGCCAAAG TGGGAGCCTTCGAAGCTAGAGCTTGTTGATGAAGAAATGGTGAATGAATACTTTAGGAATATCAATGATGAGGAGTGGGAATATCTTCGATTTCCTGATAGATCCAATTACCAAATTGCGTGCAAATTGTAG